Proteins co-encoded in one Cytobacillus sp. NJ13 genomic window:
- the secA gene encoding preprotein translocase subunit SecA has product MLGILNKVFDQNKREIKRLTKMAEQIEALASDMEKLSDEQLREKTEEFKARYQKGETVDDMLTEAFAVVREAAKRVLGLYPYPVQLMGGISLHDGNISEMKTGEGKTLTATMPVYLNALTGKGVHVVTVNEYLASRDATEMGQLYEFLGLTVGLNLNGLSKEEKQAAYAADITYSTNNELGFDYLRDNMVLYKEQKVQRPLHYAVIDEVDSILIDEARTPLIISGSAQKSTQLYIQANAFVSRLKKDEDFTYDEKTKGVQLTEEGMTKAEKAFGIDNLFDISHVALNHHITQALKAHSSMHLDVDYVVQEGEIVIVDQFTGRLMKGRRYSDGLHQAIEAKEGLEIQNESMTLATITFQNYFRMYEKLAGMTGTAKTEEEEFRNIYNMNVIVIPTNRPIARDDRPDLIYATMDGKFRAVVEDIADRHKKGQPVLVGTVAIETSEIISKYLSKKGVPHNVLNAKNHGREAEIILDAGKQGAVTIATNMAGRGTDIKLGEGVKELGGLCVVGTERHESRRIDNQLRGRSGRQGDPGVTQFYLSMEDELMRRFGSDNMKSMMERLGMDDTQPIQSKMVSRAVESAQKRVEGNNFDARKQLLSYDDVLRQQREILYGQRNEVLESENLREIVEKMIMTSIQRNVEGYAPGHEDEENWNLQGIIDYVNGNLLNEGDLTVNDIRGKDTEEITETIFAKVKERYNEKEEMLSPEQMREFEKVIVLRAVDSKWMDHIDAMDQLRQGIHLRAYGQTDPLREYQGEGFAMFENMIASIEEDVAKYIMKAEIRNNLERQEVAKGQAVNPKEDGEKVKKKPVVKQMDVGRNDPCICGSGKKYKNCCGAEK; this is encoded by the coding sequence ATGCTTGGGATTTTAAATAAAGTGTTTGATCAAAATAAACGTGAAATAAAACGTCTCACCAAAATGGCAGAACAAATTGAAGCACTTGCATCTGATATGGAAAAATTATCGGACGAGCAGCTGCGCGAGAAAACGGAAGAATTCAAAGCCCGCTACCAAAAGGGTGAAACCGTCGATGATATGCTGACTGAAGCTTTTGCGGTTGTCCGCGAAGCAGCAAAGCGCGTTCTTGGCTTATATCCTTATCCGGTTCAGTTAATGGGGGGTATTTCCCTTCATGACGGAAATATTTCTGAGATGAAAACCGGTGAAGGTAAAACCCTGACTGCAACGATGCCAGTATATCTAAATGCCCTTACAGGCAAAGGTGTCCACGTAGTTACAGTCAACGAATACCTTGCGAGCCGTGACGCCACTGAAATGGGCCAGCTTTACGAATTCCTTGGCCTGACTGTCGGCTTGAACTTAAATGGGCTTTCCAAAGAAGAAAAGCAGGCAGCATATGCTGCCGATATCACATACAGCACAAACAACGAGCTTGGGTTCGATTACCTTCGCGATAACATGGTTCTTTACAAAGAGCAGAAGGTTCAGCGACCGCTTCATTATGCAGTAATTGATGAAGTGGACTCCATCCTCATTGACGAAGCACGTACACCGCTGATCATTTCCGGATCTGCACAAAAGTCCACTCAGCTTTATATCCAGGCGAATGCCTTTGTCAGCCGCCTGAAAAAAGATGAAGACTTCACATATGATGAAAAAACAAAAGGTGTGCAGCTGACAGAAGAGGGGATGACCAAAGCAGAGAAGGCTTTTGGAATCGATAACCTTTTCGACATTTCTCATGTTGCACTTAACCACCATATTACACAGGCATTAAAAGCACATTCCAGCATGCATCTGGATGTCGATTATGTTGTTCAGGAAGGCGAAATCGTCATTGTTGACCAATTTACCGGCCGTCTGATGAAGGGCCGCCGCTACAGTGATGGACTTCACCAGGCTATTGAAGCTAAGGAAGGCCTGGAAATCCAGAACGAAAGCATGACTCTGGCAACGATCACATTCCAGAACTATTTCCGTATGTATGAAAAGCTTGCCGGTATGACTGGTACGGCGAAAACGGAAGAAGAGGAATTCCGCAATATCTACAATATGAACGTTATTGTGATTCCGACAAACCGTCCGATCGCCCGTGATGACCGTCCGGATTTAATTTATGCAACAATGGATGGGAAATTCCGTGCGGTTGTAGAAGATATCGCTGATCGCCACAAAAAAGGACAGCCAGTTCTTGTCGGTACTGTTGCAATCGAAACATCAGAAATTATCTCTAAATACCTTAGCAAAAAAGGCGTTCCGCATAACGTTCTAAACGCAAAGAATCATGGCCGTGAAGCGGAAATTATCCTGGATGCCGGTAAGCAGGGTGCTGTAACAATTGCCACTAACATGGCAGGACGCGGTACGGATATCAAGCTTGGAGAAGGCGTAAAGGAGCTTGGCGGGTTATGCGTTGTTGGTACAGAGCGTCATGAAAGCAGACGTATCGATAACCAGCTCCGCGGACGTTCCGGACGTCAGGGTGACCCGGGTGTCACGCAATTCTATCTTTCCATGGAAGATGAATTGATGCGCCGTTTCGGTTCTGACAATATGAAGTCGATGATGGAGCGCCTTGGAATGGATGACACTCAGCCAATCCAAAGTAAAATGGTTTCAAGAGCTGTTGAATCTGCTCAGAAGCGCGTTGAAGGCAATAACTTTGATGCACGTAAGCAGCTTCTTTCTTATGATGATGTTCTCCGTCAGCAGCGTGAGATTCTTTACGGTCAGCGTAACGAAGTTCTGGAGTCTGAGAACTTGAGAGAGATTGTTGAAAAGATGATCATGACCAGCATCCAGCGCAATGTAGAAGGATATGCACCTGGTCATGAAGATGAGGAAAACTGGAACCTGCAGGGCATCATTGACTATGTAAATGGAAACCTTCTGAATGAAGGCGACCTAACCGTAAATGATATCCGCGGCAAGGATACGGAGGAAATCACCGAAACCATTTTTGCCAAGGTCAAAGAACGCTACAATGAAAAAGAGGAAATGCTTAGCCCTGAGCAGATGCGTGAATTTGAGAAAGTTATCGTGCTTCGTGCCGTTGACTCCAAATGGATGGATCACATCGACGCGATGGATCAGCTTCGCCAGGGAATCCACCTGCGTGCGTATGGCCAGACAGATCCGCTTCGCGAGTACCAGGGAGAAGGCTTTGCGATGTTTGAAAACATGATCGCTTCCATCGAAGAAGATGTTGCCAAGTACATCATGAAAGCCGAAATCCGCAACAACCTTGAGCGCCAGGAAGTGGCCAAAGGCCAGGCCGTCAACCCGAAAGAAGACGGTGAAAAGGTTAAGAAAAAGCCTGTCGTCAAGCAGATGGATGTCGGACGCAACGACCCATGCATCTGCGGCAGCGGCAAGAAATATAAAAACTGCTGTGGTGCAGAAAAATAA
- the prfB gene encoding peptide chain release factor 2 (programmed frameshift), translating to MELADIRNELEKTAKILADFRGSLDLENKEARIAELDDVMLQPGFWDDQQAAQVVISESNSLKDQVVEFHDLYETFENLELTYELVKEESDAELQAELEEELKDLVKRLNDFELQLLLSEEYDKNNAILELHPGAGGTESQDWGSMLLRMYTRWAEKKGFKVETLDYLPGDEAGIKSVTLSIKGHNAYGYLKAEKGVHRLVRISPFDSSGRRHTSFVSCEVMPEFNDEIEIDIRTEDLKIDTYRASGAGGQHINTTDSAVRITHLPTNVVVTCQTERSQIKNRERAMKMLQAKLYQKKIEEQEAELAEIRGEQKDIGWGSQIRSYVFHPYSMVKDHRTNTEVGNVQGVMDGDLDLFINAYLRSKLILPQD from the exons ATGGAATTAGCAGATATTCGCAATGAACTTGAAAAAACAGCTAAGATTTTAGCGGACTTTAGGGGGTCTCTT GACTTAGAAAACAAAGAGGCGCGCATCGCTGAGCTTGATGATGTCATGCTGCAGCCTGGATTTTGGGATGACCAGCAGGCGGCACAGGTTGTTATCAGCGAATCAAACTCACTAAAAGATCAGGTAGTTGAATTCCACGATTTATACGAAACGTTTGAGAATCTGGAATTAACTTATGAGTTAGTAAAAGAAGAGAGCGACGCAGAATTGCAGGCCGAGCTTGAGGAAGAGCTCAAGGACTTAGTGAAGCGCCTGAACGATTTCGAACTGCAGCTTCTCTTAAGTGAAGAGTATGATAAGAACAATGCCATTCTTGAACTGCATCCGGGTGCAGGCGGAACCGAGTCACAGGACTGGGGCAGCATGCTGCTTCGCATGTATACACGCTGGGCGGAAAAGAAAGGCTTCAAGGTTGAAACACTTGATTACCTGCCTGGAGATGAAGCGGGCATCAAGAGTGTTACCCTTAGCATTAAGGGTCATAACGCTTACGGCTACTTGAAGGCTGAAAAAGGCGTGCACCGTCTAGTAAGGATTTCTCCATTCGACTCTTCGGGCCGCCGTCATACTTCATTCGTATCCTGCGAAGTGATGCCGGAATTCAATGATGAAATTGAAATCGACATCCGTACAGAAGATCTGAAAATCGACACATACCGTGCAAGCGGTGCAGGCGGTCAGCATATCAACACGACTGACTCTGCTGTCCGTATCACACACTTGCCGACAAATGTCGTGGTAACATGCCAGACAGAGCGTTCACAGATCAAAAACCGCGAACGTGCCATGAAAATGCTGCAAGCTAAGCTCTATCAAAAGAAAATCGAAGAGCAGGAAGCAGAATTAGCCGAAATCCGCGGCGAGCAAAAAGACATCGGCTGGGGTAGCCAAATCCGCTCCTATGTCTTCCATCCGTATTCCATGGTAAAAGACCACCGCACCAACACGGAAGTCGGTAACGTCCAGGGAGTGATGGATGGTGACCTGGATTTGTTTATTAATGCATATTTGCGTTCAAAATTGATTTTGCCTCAGGATTAA
- a CDS encoding YitT family protein, whose amino-acid sequence MGKNRRGYTYSAKAERLLEYLYVLIGSGIVAIAFNMFLLPNRIASGGVSGISTILDAVAGWEPAYVQWAFNIPLFIAGVLLLGKQFGVKTLAGTIFLPFVVFLTKDYEPWTSDPLLASLFGGIGVGLGLGIVFRGKASTGGTDLAAQIINRYTGLSLGTCVAIIDGLIVLSAAIIFDIEQGLYALIALYVTSKTIDLIQLGFSRTKMALIITEKQSEVREGILNKIDRGVTKLSAYGGYTDHERPVLMCVVDQTEFTKLKQLVQTIDPTAFIIVTDASEVLGEGFKRA is encoded by the coding sequence ATGGGCAAGAATAGAAGAGGATATACTTATAGTGCAAAAGCGGAGAGATTGCTGGAGTACTTATATGTTTTAATAGGTTCAGGAATTGTGGCGATTGCGTTTAATATGTTTTTGCTTCCAAACCGAATTGCGTCAGGAGGAGTAAGCGGGATCAGTACTATTCTGGATGCGGTTGCTGGATGGGAGCCGGCATATGTACAGTGGGCATTTAATATACCGCTTTTTATTGCAGGTGTGCTTTTGCTCGGCAAACAATTTGGGGTGAAAACTCTGGCTGGTACAATATTTCTCCCGTTTGTTGTTTTTCTTACAAAAGATTATGAGCCTTGGACATCAGATCCGCTGCTGGCTTCTCTGTTTGGCGGAATTGGCGTTGGACTGGGTTTAGGTATTGTTTTCCGGGGTAAAGCATCAACAGGAGGGACAGACCTTGCAGCACAGATAATTAACAGGTATACAGGTTTGTCTCTTGGAACTTGTGTAGCGATAATCGATGGATTGATCGTACTATCCGCTGCGATTATTTTTGACATAGAACAGGGTCTGTATGCCTTAATTGCCTTATATGTGACAAGCAAAACAATCGATCTCATACAGCTTGGATTCAGCCGGACAAAGATGGCTTTAATCATTACTGAAAAACAAAGTGAAGTTCGTGAAGGAATTTTGAATAAAATTGACCGCGGTGTGACAAAACTATCAGCATACGGTGGTTATACCGACCATGAACGTCCAGTCCTCATGTGTGTGGTGGACCAGACGGAGTTCACAAAATTGAAACAACTGGTTCAAACCATTGATCCTACTGCATTTATCATTGTTACGGATGCTTCCGAGGTGTTGGGCGAGGGTTTCAAACGAGCATAG
- a CDS encoding c-type cytochrome, whose amino-acid sequence MKKKLLALLMGTSLVLAACGGGDDAAEDKDTATNGGGETTTDTADAGDAQKLYEQKCSSCHGANLEGGVGPALDKIGASLSQEDIENTIANGKGAMPKGLLQGEEASAVASWLAGKK is encoded by the coding sequence GTGAAAAAGAAGCTACTGGCATTACTGATGGGTACATCTTTAGTTCTTGCAGCCTGCGGCGGCGGAGACGATGCTGCTGAAGACAAGGACACTGCTACAAACGGCGGCGGTGAAACAACGACTGATACTGCTGACGCTGGTGATGCACAAAAGCTTTATGAACAGAAATGTTCAAGCTGCCACGGTGCAAACCTTGAAGGCGGTGTAGGGCCTGCACTAGATAAAATTGGTGCCAGCCTATCGCAGGAAGATATTGAAAACACCATTGCTAACGGTAAAGGAGCTATGCCTAAAGGCTTGCTTCAGGGAGAAGAAGCTTCTGCTGTAGCATCCTGGCTAGCAGGCAAGAAATAA
- the ftsE gene encoding cell division ATP-binding protein FtsE: MIDMKDVYKRYPNGVTAASGIDVHIKQGEFVYVVGPSGAGKSTFIKMMYREEKPSSGTITIDGVNLASLKNAKVPLMRRKIGVVFQDFKLLQTLTVYENVAFALEVIEEHPKNIKKQVMETLDLVGLKHKARMLPTELSGGEQQRVSIARSIVNSPKVVIADEPTGNLDPDTSWEIMNIFDEINTRGTTVVMATHNKEIVNTIKHRVIAIEGGRIVRDEQRGDYGYES, from the coding sequence ATGATCGATATGAAAGACGTATATAAGAGATACCCCAATGGCGTTACAGCTGCCAGCGGGATTGATGTCCATATTAAACAAGGTGAGTTTGTTTATGTAGTAGGACCGAGTGGGGCCGGTAAATCCACTTTTATCAAAATGATGTACCGGGAAGAAAAGCCTTCGAGCGGAACGATAACCATTGACGGAGTGAATCTGGCCTCATTAAAGAATGCAAAGGTGCCGCTTATGCGCCGTAAAATCGGTGTCGTTTTCCAGGACTTTAAGCTCCTTCAGACACTGACTGTCTATGAGAATGTGGCTTTTGCTCTTGAGGTCATTGAAGAGCATCCGAAGAATATTAAAAAACAAGTTATGGAAACTTTGGACCTTGTAGGTTTAAAGCATAAGGCTAGGATGCTTCCGACCGAATTATCAGGCGGGGAGCAGCAGCGTGTTTCCATCGCCAGATCAATCGTAAATTCTCCTAAAGTCGTGATAGCGGACGAGCCTACAGGAAACCTTGACCCGGATACTTCATGGGAAATCATGAACATCTTCGACGAAATCAACACGAGAGGAACGACTGTGGTCATGGCAACTCATAATAAAGAAATTGTTAACACGATTAAGCACCGCGTAATTGCCATAGAAGGCGGAAGGATAGTGCGTGACGAGCAAAGAGGTGATTACGGCTATGAAAGCTAG
- the ftsX gene encoding permease-like cell division protein FtsX codes for MKARTLGRHFRESFKSLGRNGWMTFASASAVTVTLILVGVFFVIMMNLNKVATTIEEDVEIRVHIDVAANEQDQEVLQQKIEGIPEVKTVEYSTKEKELDSLIDSLGEEGEAFKLFEQDNPLNDVFIVKTKNPADTMKAAKQIEKMEYAAKVKYGQGQVEKLFNFINAGRNVGLVLIIGLLFTAMFLISNTIKITIMSRRKEIEIMRLVGATNAFIRWPFFLEGLWLGLLGSIIPIALVSTAYYYAYDYLAPKLEGHFIKLLEFSPFVYQISGLIILMGALIGVWGSLMSVRKFLKV; via the coding sequence ATGAAAGCTAGAACATTGGGCCGGCACTTCCGTGAAAGCTTTAAGAGCCTCGGACGAAACGGATGGATGACGTTTGCTTCGGCAAGTGCGGTGACAGTAACACTCATTTTGGTTGGCGTATTTTTCGTCATTATGATGAATCTCAACAAGGTGGCTACAACCATTGAAGAGGACGTGGAAATCCGCGTTCACATCGATGTTGCTGCAAATGAGCAGGATCAGGAAGTTTTACAGCAAAAAATCGAAGGAATACCCGAAGTCAAAACAGTCGAATATTCAACTAAGGAAAAAGAGCTTGATAGTTTAATAGATAGCCTTGGTGAAGAAGGAGAAGCCTTCAAACTGTTCGAACAGGATAATCCGCTGAACGATGTATTTATCGTAAAGACGAAAAACCCGGCAGATACAATGAAAGCTGCGAAGCAGATTGAAAAAATGGAATATGCTGCAAAAGTAAAATATGGGCAGGGGCAGGTTGAAAAGCTATTCAACTTTATCAATGCCGGCCGAAATGTTGGCCTTGTTTTGATTATCGGCCTATTATTTACAGCCATGTTCCTGATCTCCAATACAATTAAAATTACGATCATGTCACGAAGAAAAGAAATCGAGATTATGAGATTGGTAGGAGCAACCAACGCCTTCATCAGGTGGCCATTCTTCCTGGAAGGTTTATGGCTTGGATTGCTTGGATCGATTATCCCGATTGCACTTGTTTCAACAGCCTACTATTATGCCTATGATTATTTGGCGCCAAAGCTTGAAGGACACTTTATCAAGCTGCTGGAATTTAGTCCGTTTGTCTATCAGATTTCCGGACTTATTATCCTGATGGGTGCACTCATTGGTGTATGGGGAAGCTTGATGTCAGTCAGAAAGTTCCTGAAAGTATAA
- a CDS encoding peptidoglycan DD-metalloendopeptidase family protein — MKKSIITLSLAAVLGFGSLTVGLPLEKASAANKLNDLNSQKDKINEQRSGVESKINDTDKKLTENQGEQQSVQSEIERLDKAISDALAKIEEKNNEISGTKKEIEKLEGEIKVLVERIKKRNELLKDRARNYQETGGMVSYIDVLMGAQSFGDFVERVGAVATIVEADQDILKAHQADKDELEKKQAQVKEELASLEKMLAELESMKKSLNAQKAEKDKLLASLKHEEEEMHAHKLELAEENEILAAQEVALQKAIKLEQERQAEAARQAEAARQAELAKQKAAQKSSSSSAGNSSSSDSGSSSSPQVSAPSVSSGAWTKPAAGRLSSGFGGRSLGEHYGVDIASGGTVPIVAAADGVVIRSYYSSSYGNAIFIAHSVGGQTYTTVYAHMRSRSVGSGQTVSKGQQIGIMGNTGQSYGQHLHFELHRGSWNAAKSNAINPVGIVPL; from the coding sequence TTGAAGAAATCCATCATCACATTATCATTAGCTGCTGTTTTAGGTTTTGGCAGCCTAACAGTTGGACTGCCCCTAGAAAAGGCGTCTGCGGCAAATAAATTAAATGACTTAAACAGCCAAAAAGATAAGATTAATGAACAGCGTTCTGGAGTAGAATCAAAGATTAACGATACAGATAAGAAGCTTACCGAAAACCAGGGCGAGCAGCAGTCCGTTCAAAGTGAGATTGAGCGCCTGGATAAAGCGATCAGTGATGCTTTAGCGAAAATTGAAGAAAAGAACAACGAAATTTCTGGTACTAAAAAGGAAATAGAAAAACTTGAAGGCGAAATTAAAGTATTAGTAGAGCGCATCAAAAAGCGCAACGAACTATTAAAGGACCGTGCGCGCAACTACCAGGAAACTGGCGGAATGGTGAGCTATATTGATGTTTTAATGGGTGCGCAAAGCTTTGGAGACTTTGTTGAACGCGTTGGAGCAGTTGCTACGATCGTAGAAGCTGACCAGGACATTCTAAAAGCACATCAGGCGGATAAAGACGAGCTGGAAAAGAAACAGGCTCAGGTAAAAGAAGAGCTTGCATCTTTAGAAAAAATGCTTGCCGAGCTTGAGAGCATGAAAAAGAGCTTAAATGCCCAAAAGGCAGAGAAAGATAAATTACTTGCATCCCTAAAGCATGAAGAAGAGGAAATGCATGCTCATAAGCTTGAATTAGCTGAAGAAAATGAAATCCTTGCAGCCCAGGAAGTGGCGCTTCAAAAAGCGATCAAGCTTGAGCAGGAAAGACAGGCTGAGGCAGCAAGACAAGCTGAGGCAGCAAGACAAGCTGAATTGGCAAAACAGAAAGCAGCTCAAAAGAGCAGCTCTTCATCAGCAGGCAACAGCTCATCATCTGATAGCGGATCATCAAGCAGCCCGCAGGTTTCTGCACCTTCAGTATCAAGCGGTGCCTGGACAAAACCAGCTGCAGGAAGACTTTCTTCAGGTTTTGGCGGCCGTTCATTAGGCGAGCACTATGGTGTTGATATAGCATCAGGCGGTACAGTGCCGATCGTGGCAGCAGCAGATGGTGTCGTTATCCGTTCATACTATTCAAGCAGCTACGGAAATGCCATTTTCATTGCCCATTCTGTAGGCGGACAAACTTACACAACCGTATACGCTCATATGAGAAGCCGTTCTGTAGGCTCTGGCCAGACTGTTTCTAAAGGACAGCAAATCGGTATCATGGGTAATACTGGACAATCTTATGGCCAGCATCTGCACTTTGAACTTCACAGAGGTTCTTGGAATGCTGCAAAATCAAATGCGATTAATCCAGTAGGCATTGTGCCTCTATAA